A stretch of Manis javanica isolate MJ-LG chromosome 1, MJ_LKY, whole genome shotgun sequence DNA encodes these proteins:
- the AGBL5 gene encoding cytosolic carboxypeptidase-like protein 5 isoform X4 codes for MISSPVFFYFTGEFFPTYFLVTLSFAPSSVQAVNRRLRRRGWNPPGGSAGPAPKRHWLSSQGQSSAGGCFPSPTMELRCGGLLFSSRFDSGNLAHVEKVEPVSNEGEGVLSGASAPISSIASSPDYEFNVWTRPDCAETEFENGNRSWFYFSVRGGIPGKLIKINIMNMNKQSKLYSQGMAPFVRTLPNRPRWERIRDRPTFEMTETQFVLSFVHRFVEGRGATTFFAFCYPFSYNDCQDLLNQLDQRFLENHPSHSSPLDTIYYHREILCYSLDGHRVDLLTISSCHGLQGDREPRLEQLFPDTGTPRPFHFTGKRIFFLSSRVHPGETPSSFVFNGFLDFILRPDDPRAQTLRRLFVFKLIPMLNPDGVVRGHYRTDSRGVNLNRQYLKPDAVLHPAIFGAKAVLLYHHVHSRLNSQCPSEHQHSSHLPPDTPLSDLEKANNLQNEAHLGHSSDGNDPETWTETELAEQKPNSVWIMPQQSTEVEQPTLDTIPPKESGVAYYVDLHGHASKRGCFMYGNSFSDESTQVENMLYPKLISLNSAHFDFQGCNFSEKNMYARDRRDGQSKEGSGRVAIYKASGIIHSYTLECNYNTGRSVNSIPAACHDNGRASPPPPPAFPSRYTVELFEQVGRAMAIAALDMAECNPWPRIVLSEHSSLTNLRAWMLKHVRSSRGLSSTVNAGVSKKRGSRTPPKSNNGLPVSCSENALSRARSFSTGTSAGGSSSSQQNSPQMKSSPSFPFHGSRPEGLPGLSSSTQKVSHQVLGPVREPRSQDRRRRQQPLTHHPASSRLVPAPTPASSHPASSCNMGSCLLPSALSLSGSSCSLLSSGDKPESVIVIGKGLLGTGPQIPCIRTRLQARPRLGLGSPPTCRGMRGSSGPTSLTPQTRESSKPEPGPCSAPGLPQARPPRPRSAPAVSISCSLSDSHTRICYSGGPLGQPEVCFVPKSPPLTVSPRV; via the exons ATGATCAGTTCTCCAGTGTTCTTTTATTTTACAGGTGAATTTTTCCCAACTTATTTCTTGGTCACCTTGTCTTTTGCTCCTTCCAGTGTGCAGGCCGTTAACCGCCGTCTGAGAAGACGCGGGTGGAACCCTCCCGGCGGGTCTGCCGGCCCAGCCCCGAAACGCCACTGGCTCAG CTCTCAGGGCCAGAGTTCGGCAGGAGGATGCTTTCCCAGCCCCACCATGGAGCTGCGCTGTGGGGGACTGCTGTTCAGTTCTCGCTTTGATTCCGGGAATCTAGCTCATGTGGAGAAGGTGGAACCTGTGTCTAATGAGGGGGAAGGAGTACTAAGTGGGGCATCAGCCCCCATCAGCAGCATTGCGTCTTCCCCCGACTACGAGTTCAATGTGTGGACCCGACCAGACTGTGCTGAAACAGAATTTGAGAATGGGAACAG GTCATGGTTCTACTTCAGTGTCCGGGGAGGAATTCCAGGGAAACTCATTAAGATCAACATTATGAACATGAACAAGCAAAGCAAGCTGTATTCCCAAGGCATGGCCCCCTTTGTGCGTACACTGCCCAACAGGCCACGCTGGGAACGCATTCGAGACCGGCCCACCTTTGAA ATGACAGAGACGCAGTTTGTGTTATCCTTTGTTCACCGTTTCGTGGAGGGCCGTGGGGCCACCACCTTCTTCGCCTTCTGCTACCCCTTCTCCTACAATGACTGCCAAGATTTGCTAAACCAGCTAGACCAGCGCTTTCTGGAGAACCATCCTTCCCATAGCAG CCCCCTGGATACCATCTATTACCACCGGGAGATACTATGCTATTCTCTGGATGGACATCGTGTTGATCTCCTAACAATCAGTTCTTGCCATGGGCTTCAAGGAGATCGAGAGCCTCGTCTAGAGCAGCTGTTTCCTGACACTGGCACCCCTCGACCATTCCATTTCACAGGCAAGAGG ATATTCTTCTTAAGTAGTAGGGTACACCCTGGGGAGACTCCATCTAGCTTTGTCTTCAATGGCTTTCTGGACTTCATCCTTCGACCTGATGATCCTCGGGCCCAGACCCTTCGTCGCTTGTTTGTCTTTAAGCTGATTCCCATGTTGAACCCTGATGGTGTGGTCCGGGGCCACTACCG CACAGATTCACGTGGAGTGAATCTGAACCGTCAGTACCTGAAACCTGATGCAGTCCTGCACCCAGCCATCTTTGGGGCTAAAGCTGTGCTTCTCTACCACCACGTGCACTCCCGTCTGAACTCCCAGTGTCCCTCTGAGCACCAGCATAGTTCCCATCTCCCTCCTGACACTCCCCTTTCTGACCTTGAGAAAGCTAACAATCTCCAAAATGAAGCTCACCTTGGCCACTCATCTGATGGGAATGACCCTGAGACATGGACAGAGACTGAGCTAGCAGAACAGAAGCCCAACAGTGTGTGGATTATGCCGCAGCAGTCTACTGAGGTCGAGCAGCCAACCCTGGACACCATCCCTCCCAAAGAGAGTGGTGTAGCTTACTATGTGGACCTGCATGGACATGCTTCCAAAAGGGGCTGCTTCATGTATGGAAACAGCTTTAGTGATGAAAGCACCCAG GTGGAAAATATGCTGTATCCAAAGCTCATCTCCTTGAACTCAGCCCACTTCGACTTCCAGGGCTGCAATTTCTCAGAGAAAAACATGTATGCCCGAGACCGCAGAGATGGCCAGTCTAAGGAGGGAAGCGGCCGGGTTGCAATCTACAAAGCCTCAGGGATAATCCACAG CTACACACTTGAATGCAACTACAACACTGGGCGCTCAGTAAACAGCATCCCTGCTGCCTGCCATGACAACGGCCGTGCCAGCCCGCCTCCCCCACCAGCTTTCCCCTCCAGATATACTGTGGAACTGTTTGAACAG GTGGGACGAGCTATGGCCATTGCAGCTCTGGACATGGCAGAATGCAACCCGTGGCCCCGAATTGTGCTGTCAGAACACAGCAGCCTCACAAACCTCCGAGCCTGGATGCTAAAACATGTGCGCAGCAGCCGAGGCCTGAGCAGCACTGTGAATGCGGGTGTCAGCAAGAAGAGAGGCTCTCGAACTCCACCCAAAAGTAACAA TGGATTGCCTGTTTCCTGCTCTGAAAATGCCTTGAGCCGAGCACGAAGTTTCAGCACTGGCACAAGTGCTGGTGGTAGTAGCAGCAGCCAGCAGAATTCTCCCCAGATGAAGAGCTCCCCCAGCTTCCCTTTCCATGGCAGTCGGCCTGAGGGGCTGCCAGGCCTGAGCTCTAGCACCCAAAAGGTCAGCCACCAGGTGCTGGGCCCTGTCAGAG AGCCCCGGAGCCAGGACAGGAGACGGCGGCAGCAGCCACTGACCCATCACCCTGCTTCAAGCCGCCTGGTCCCAGCCCCCACTCCTGCTAGTTCTCACCCAGCCTCCTCATGCAACATGGGCTCCTGCCTACTGCCCAGTGCACTCAGTTTATCAG GGAGTAGCTGCTCACTCCTGTCCTCAGGGGACAAACCAGAGTCTGTCATAGTGATTGGGAAAGGTCTGCTAGGGACTGGACCTCAGATCCCCTGTATCAGGACCCGATTGCAG GCTAGGCCCAGGTTGGGCCTGGGCTCACCACCAACTTGCAGAGGGATGAGAGGCTCTTCGGGCCCCACATCCCTTACTCCCCAGACCAGGGAGAGCAGTAAGCCAGAGCCGGGACCCTGCTCTGCACCAGG GCTGCCTCAGGCCAGGCCCCCACGACCCCGATCTGCCCCTGCCGTTTCTATTTCCTGTAGTCTGTCTGACTCCCACACCCGGATTTGTTACAGTGGGGGGCCCTTGGGCCAACCTGAGGTTTGTTTCGTCCCTAAATCTCCCCCACTCACTGTTTCTCCCCGGGTCTGA
- the AGBL5 gene encoding cytosolic carboxypeptidase-like protein 5 isoform X10, producing the protein MISSPVFFYFTGEFFPTYFLVTLSFAPSSVQAVNRRLRRRGWNPPGGSAGPAPKRHWLSSQGQSSAGGCFPSPTMELRCGGLLFSSRFDSGNLAHVEKVEPVSNEGEGVLSGASAPISSIASSPDYEFNVWTRPDCAETEFENGNRSWFYFSVRGGIPGKLIKINIMNMNKQSKLYSQGMAPFVRTLPNRPRWERIRDRPTFEMTETQFVLSFVHRFVEGRGATTFFAFCYPFSYNDCQDLLNQLDQRFLENHPSHSSPLDTIYYHREILCYSLDGHRVDLLTISSCHGLQGDREPRLEQLFPDTGTPRPFHFTGKRIFFLSSRVHPGETPSSFVFNGFLDFILRPDDPRAQTLRRLFVFKLIPMLNPDGVVRGHYRTDSRGVNLNRQYLKPDAVLHPAIFGAKAVLLYHHVHSRLNSQCPSEHQHSSHLPPDTPLSDLEKANNLQNEAHLGHSSDGNDPETWTETELAEQKPNSVWIMPQQSTEVEQPTLDTIPPKESGVAYYVDLHGHASKRGCFMYGNSFSDESTQVENMLYPKLISLNSAHFDFQGCNFSEKNMYARDRRDGQSKEGSGRVAIYKASGIIHSYTLECNYNTGRSVNSIPAACHDNGRASPPPPPAFPSRYTVELFEQVGRAMAIAALDMAECNPWPRIVLSEHSSLTNLRAWMLKHVRSSRGLSSTVNAGVSKKRGSRTPPKSNNGLPVSCSENALSRARSFSTGTSAGGSSSSQQNSPQMKSSPSFPFHGSRPEGLPGLSSSTQKVSHQVLGPVRDTRGCHGQSPWRHPAGRKGPNGRKGDIRLGSRSHPHTGSSCSLLSSGDKPESVIVIGKGLLGTGPQIPCIRTRLQAASGQAPTTPICPCRFYFL; encoded by the exons ATGATCAGTTCTCCAGTGTTCTTTTATTTTACAGGTGAATTTTTCCCAACTTATTTCTTGGTCACCTTGTCTTTTGCTCCTTCCAGTGTGCAGGCCGTTAACCGCCGTCTGAGAAGACGCGGGTGGAACCCTCCCGGCGGGTCTGCCGGCCCAGCCCCGAAACGCCACTGGCTCAG CTCTCAGGGCCAGAGTTCGGCAGGAGGATGCTTTCCCAGCCCCACCATGGAGCTGCGCTGTGGGGGACTGCTGTTCAGTTCTCGCTTTGATTCCGGGAATCTAGCTCATGTGGAGAAGGTGGAACCTGTGTCTAATGAGGGGGAAGGAGTACTAAGTGGGGCATCAGCCCCCATCAGCAGCATTGCGTCTTCCCCCGACTACGAGTTCAATGTGTGGACCCGACCAGACTGTGCTGAAACAGAATTTGAGAATGGGAACAG GTCATGGTTCTACTTCAGTGTCCGGGGAGGAATTCCAGGGAAACTCATTAAGATCAACATTATGAACATGAACAAGCAAAGCAAGCTGTATTCCCAAGGCATGGCCCCCTTTGTGCGTACACTGCCCAACAGGCCACGCTGGGAACGCATTCGAGACCGGCCCACCTTTGAA ATGACAGAGACGCAGTTTGTGTTATCCTTTGTTCACCGTTTCGTGGAGGGCCGTGGGGCCACCACCTTCTTCGCCTTCTGCTACCCCTTCTCCTACAATGACTGCCAAGATTTGCTAAACCAGCTAGACCAGCGCTTTCTGGAGAACCATCCTTCCCATAGCAG CCCCCTGGATACCATCTATTACCACCGGGAGATACTATGCTATTCTCTGGATGGACATCGTGTTGATCTCCTAACAATCAGTTCTTGCCATGGGCTTCAAGGAGATCGAGAGCCTCGTCTAGAGCAGCTGTTTCCTGACACTGGCACCCCTCGACCATTCCATTTCACAGGCAAGAGG ATATTCTTCTTAAGTAGTAGGGTACACCCTGGGGAGACTCCATCTAGCTTTGTCTTCAATGGCTTTCTGGACTTCATCCTTCGACCTGATGATCCTCGGGCCCAGACCCTTCGTCGCTTGTTTGTCTTTAAGCTGATTCCCATGTTGAACCCTGATGGTGTGGTCCGGGGCCACTACCG CACAGATTCACGTGGAGTGAATCTGAACCGTCAGTACCTGAAACCTGATGCAGTCCTGCACCCAGCCATCTTTGGGGCTAAAGCTGTGCTTCTCTACCACCACGTGCACTCCCGTCTGAACTCCCAGTGTCCCTCTGAGCACCAGCATAGTTCCCATCTCCCTCCTGACACTCCCCTTTCTGACCTTGAGAAAGCTAACAATCTCCAAAATGAAGCTCACCTTGGCCACTCATCTGATGGGAATGACCCTGAGACATGGACAGAGACTGAGCTAGCAGAACAGAAGCCCAACAGTGTGTGGATTATGCCGCAGCAGTCTACTGAGGTCGAGCAGCCAACCCTGGACACCATCCCTCCCAAAGAGAGTGGTGTAGCTTACTATGTGGACCTGCATGGACATGCTTCCAAAAGGGGCTGCTTCATGTATGGAAACAGCTTTAGTGATGAAAGCACCCAG GTGGAAAATATGCTGTATCCAAAGCTCATCTCCTTGAACTCAGCCCACTTCGACTTCCAGGGCTGCAATTTCTCAGAGAAAAACATGTATGCCCGAGACCGCAGAGATGGCCAGTCTAAGGAGGGAAGCGGCCGGGTTGCAATCTACAAAGCCTCAGGGATAATCCACAG CTACACACTTGAATGCAACTACAACACTGGGCGCTCAGTAAACAGCATCCCTGCTGCCTGCCATGACAACGGCCGTGCCAGCCCGCCTCCCCCACCAGCTTTCCCCTCCAGATATACTGTGGAACTGTTTGAACAG GTGGGACGAGCTATGGCCATTGCAGCTCTGGACATGGCAGAATGCAACCCGTGGCCCCGAATTGTGCTGTCAGAACACAGCAGCCTCACAAACCTCCGAGCCTGGATGCTAAAACATGTGCGCAGCAGCCGAGGCCTGAGCAGCACTGTGAATGCGGGTGTCAGCAAGAAGAGAGGCTCTCGAACTCCACCCAAAAGTAACAA TGGATTGCCTGTTTCCTGCTCTGAAAATGCCTTGAGCCGAGCACGAAGTTTCAGCACTGGCACAAGTGCTGGTGGTAGTAGCAGCAGCCAGCAGAATTCTCCCCAGATGAAGAGCTCCCCCAGCTTCCCTTTCCATGGCAGTCGGCCTGAGGGGCTGCCAGGCCTGAGCTCTAGCACCCAAAAGGTCAGCCACCAGGTGCTGGGCCCTGTCAGAG ACACACGTGGCTGTCATGGGCAATCTCCATGGAGACATCCTGCAGGCAGAAAAGGGCCAAACGGTAGAAAAGGTGACATCAGACTTGGATCTAGGAGTCATCCACATACAG GGAGTAGCTGCTCACTCCTGTCCTCAGGGGACAAACCAGAGTCTGTCATAGTGATTGGGAAAGGTCTGCTAGGGACTGGACCTCAGATCCCCTGTATCAGGACCCGATTGCAG GCTGCCTCAGGCCAGGCCCCCACGACCCCGATCTGCCCCTGCCGTTTCTATTTCCTGTAG
- the AGBL5 gene encoding cytosolic carboxypeptidase-like protein 5 isoform X8 produces MISSPVFFYFTGEFFPTYFLVTLSFAPSSVQAVNRRLRRRGWNPPGGSAGPAPKRHWLSSQGQSSAGGCFPSPTMELRCGGLLFSSRFDSGNLAHVEKVEPVSNEGEGVLSGASAPISSIASSPDYEFNVWTRPDCAETEFENGNRSWFYFSVRGGIPGKLIKINIMNMNKQSKLYSQGMAPFVRTLPNRPRWERIRDRPTFEMTETQFVLSFVHRFVEGRGATTFFAFCYPFSYNDCQDLLNQLDQRFLENHPSHSSPLDTIYYHREILCYSLDGHRVDLLTISSCHGLQGDREPRLEQLFPDTGTPRPFHFTGKRIFFLSSRVHPGETPSSFVFNGFLDFILRPDDPRAQTLRRLFVFKLIPMLNPDGVVRGHYRTDSRGVNLNRQYLKPDAVLHPAIFGAKAVLLYHHVHSRLNSQCPSEHQHSSHLPPDTPLSDLEKANNLQNEAHLGHSSDGNDPETWTETELAEQKPNSVWIMPQQSTEVEQPTLDTIPPKESGVAYYVDLHGHASKRGCFMYGNSFSDESTQVENMLYPKLISLNSAHFDFQGCNFSEKNMYARDRRDGQSKEGSGRVAIYKASGIIHSYTLECNYNTGRSVNSIPAACHDNGRASPPPPPAFPSRYTVELFEQVGRAMAIAALDMAECNPWPRIVLSEHSSLTNLRAWMLKHVRSSRGLSSTVNAGVSKKRGSRTPPKSNNGLPVSCSENALSRARSFSTGTSAGGSSSSQQNSPQMKSSPSFPFHGSRPEGLPGLSSSTQKVSHQVLGPVRDTRGCHGQSPWRHPAGRKGPNGRKGDIRLGSRSHPHTEPRSQDRRRRQQPLTHHPASSRLVPAPTPASSHPASSCNMGSCLLPSALSLSGSSCSLLSSGDKPESVIVIGKGLLGTGPQIPCIRTRLQAASGQAPTTPICPCRFYFL; encoded by the exons ATGATCAGTTCTCCAGTGTTCTTTTATTTTACAGGTGAATTTTTCCCAACTTATTTCTTGGTCACCTTGTCTTTTGCTCCTTCCAGTGTGCAGGCCGTTAACCGCCGTCTGAGAAGACGCGGGTGGAACCCTCCCGGCGGGTCTGCCGGCCCAGCCCCGAAACGCCACTGGCTCAG CTCTCAGGGCCAGAGTTCGGCAGGAGGATGCTTTCCCAGCCCCACCATGGAGCTGCGCTGTGGGGGACTGCTGTTCAGTTCTCGCTTTGATTCCGGGAATCTAGCTCATGTGGAGAAGGTGGAACCTGTGTCTAATGAGGGGGAAGGAGTACTAAGTGGGGCATCAGCCCCCATCAGCAGCATTGCGTCTTCCCCCGACTACGAGTTCAATGTGTGGACCCGACCAGACTGTGCTGAAACAGAATTTGAGAATGGGAACAG GTCATGGTTCTACTTCAGTGTCCGGGGAGGAATTCCAGGGAAACTCATTAAGATCAACATTATGAACATGAACAAGCAAAGCAAGCTGTATTCCCAAGGCATGGCCCCCTTTGTGCGTACACTGCCCAACAGGCCACGCTGGGAACGCATTCGAGACCGGCCCACCTTTGAA ATGACAGAGACGCAGTTTGTGTTATCCTTTGTTCACCGTTTCGTGGAGGGCCGTGGGGCCACCACCTTCTTCGCCTTCTGCTACCCCTTCTCCTACAATGACTGCCAAGATTTGCTAAACCAGCTAGACCAGCGCTTTCTGGAGAACCATCCTTCCCATAGCAG CCCCCTGGATACCATCTATTACCACCGGGAGATACTATGCTATTCTCTGGATGGACATCGTGTTGATCTCCTAACAATCAGTTCTTGCCATGGGCTTCAAGGAGATCGAGAGCCTCGTCTAGAGCAGCTGTTTCCTGACACTGGCACCCCTCGACCATTCCATTTCACAGGCAAGAGG ATATTCTTCTTAAGTAGTAGGGTACACCCTGGGGAGACTCCATCTAGCTTTGTCTTCAATGGCTTTCTGGACTTCATCCTTCGACCTGATGATCCTCGGGCCCAGACCCTTCGTCGCTTGTTTGTCTTTAAGCTGATTCCCATGTTGAACCCTGATGGTGTGGTCCGGGGCCACTACCG CACAGATTCACGTGGAGTGAATCTGAACCGTCAGTACCTGAAACCTGATGCAGTCCTGCACCCAGCCATCTTTGGGGCTAAAGCTGTGCTTCTCTACCACCACGTGCACTCCCGTCTGAACTCCCAGTGTCCCTCTGAGCACCAGCATAGTTCCCATCTCCCTCCTGACACTCCCCTTTCTGACCTTGAGAAAGCTAACAATCTCCAAAATGAAGCTCACCTTGGCCACTCATCTGATGGGAATGACCCTGAGACATGGACAGAGACTGAGCTAGCAGAACAGAAGCCCAACAGTGTGTGGATTATGCCGCAGCAGTCTACTGAGGTCGAGCAGCCAACCCTGGACACCATCCCTCCCAAAGAGAGTGGTGTAGCTTACTATGTGGACCTGCATGGACATGCTTCCAAAAGGGGCTGCTTCATGTATGGAAACAGCTTTAGTGATGAAAGCACCCAG GTGGAAAATATGCTGTATCCAAAGCTCATCTCCTTGAACTCAGCCCACTTCGACTTCCAGGGCTGCAATTTCTCAGAGAAAAACATGTATGCCCGAGACCGCAGAGATGGCCAGTCTAAGGAGGGAAGCGGCCGGGTTGCAATCTACAAAGCCTCAGGGATAATCCACAG CTACACACTTGAATGCAACTACAACACTGGGCGCTCAGTAAACAGCATCCCTGCTGCCTGCCATGACAACGGCCGTGCCAGCCCGCCTCCCCCACCAGCTTTCCCCTCCAGATATACTGTGGAACTGTTTGAACAG GTGGGACGAGCTATGGCCATTGCAGCTCTGGACATGGCAGAATGCAACCCGTGGCCCCGAATTGTGCTGTCAGAACACAGCAGCCTCACAAACCTCCGAGCCTGGATGCTAAAACATGTGCGCAGCAGCCGAGGCCTGAGCAGCACTGTGAATGCGGGTGTCAGCAAGAAGAGAGGCTCTCGAACTCCACCCAAAAGTAACAA TGGATTGCCTGTTTCCTGCTCTGAAAATGCCTTGAGCCGAGCACGAAGTTTCAGCACTGGCACAAGTGCTGGTGGTAGTAGCAGCAGCCAGCAGAATTCTCCCCAGATGAAGAGCTCCCCCAGCTTCCCTTTCCATGGCAGTCGGCCTGAGGGGCTGCCAGGCCTGAGCTCTAGCACCCAAAAGGTCAGCCACCAGGTGCTGGGCCCTGTCAGAG ACACACGTGGCTGTCATGGGCAATCTCCATGGAGACATCCTGCAGGCAGAAAAGGGCCAAACGGTAGAAAAGGTGACATCAGACTTGGATCTAGGAGTCATCCACATACAG AGCCCCGGAGCCAGGACAGGAGACGGCGGCAGCAGCCACTGACCCATCACCCTGCTTCAAGCCGCCTGGTCCCAGCCCCCACTCCTGCTAGTTCTCACCCAGCCTCCTCATGCAACATGGGCTCCTGCCTACTGCCCAGTGCACTCAGTTTATCAG GGAGTAGCTGCTCACTCCTGTCCTCAGGGGACAAACCAGAGTCTGTCATAGTGATTGGGAAAGGTCTGCTAGGGACTGGACCTCAGATCCCCTGTATCAGGACCCGATTGCAG GCTGCCTCAGGCCAGGCCCCCACGACCCCGATCTGCCCCTGCCGTTTCTATTTCCTGTAG
- the AGBL5 gene encoding cytosolic carboxypeptidase-like protein 5 isoform X9 has protein sequence MISSPVFFYFTGEFFPTYFLVTLSFAPSSVQAVNRRLRRRGWNPPGGSAGPAPKRHWLSSQGQSSAGGCFPSPTMELRCGGLLFSSRFDSGNLAHVEKVEPVSNEGEGVLSGASAPISSIASSPDYEFNVWTRPDCAETEFENGNRSWFYFSVRGGIPGKLIKINIMNMNKQSKLYSQGMAPFVRTLPNRPRWERIRDRPTFEMTETQFVLSFVHRFVEGRGATTFFAFCYPFSYNDCQDLLNQLDQRFLENHPSHSSPLDTIYYHREILCYSLDGHRVDLLTISSCHGLQGDREPRLEQLFPDTGTPRPFHFTGKRIFFLSSRVHPGETPSSFVFNGFLDFILRPDDPRAQTLRRLFVFKLIPMLNPDGVVRGHYRTDSRGVNLNRQYLKPDAVLHPAIFGAKAVLLYHHVHSRLNSQCPSEHQHSSHLPPDTPLSDLEKANNLQNEAHLGHSSDGNDPETWTETELAEQKPNSVWIMPQQSTEVEQPTLDTIPPKESGVAYYVDLHGHASKRGCFMYGNSFSDESTQVENMLYPKLISLNSAHFDFQGCNFSEKNMYARDRRDGQSKEGSGRVAIYKASGIIHSYTLECNYNTGRSVNSIPAACHDNGRASPPPPPAFPSRYTVELFEQVGRAMAIAALDMAECNPWPRIVLSEHSSLTNLRAWMLKHVRSSRGLSSTVNAGVSKKRGSRTPPKSNNGLPVSCSENALSRARSFSTGTSAGGSSSSQQNSPQMKSSPSFPFHGSRPEGLPGLSSSTQKVSHQVLGPVRDTRGCHGQSPWRHPAGRKGPNGRKGDIRLGSRSHPHTEPRSQDRRRRQQPLTHHPASSRLVPAPTPASSHPASSCNMGSCLLPSALSLSDEEPEDFSCLLLIQVLCL, from the exons ATGATCAGTTCTCCAGTGTTCTTTTATTTTACAGGTGAATTTTTCCCAACTTATTTCTTGGTCACCTTGTCTTTTGCTCCTTCCAGTGTGCAGGCCGTTAACCGCCGTCTGAGAAGACGCGGGTGGAACCCTCCCGGCGGGTCTGCCGGCCCAGCCCCGAAACGCCACTGGCTCAG CTCTCAGGGCCAGAGTTCGGCAGGAGGATGCTTTCCCAGCCCCACCATGGAGCTGCGCTGTGGGGGACTGCTGTTCAGTTCTCGCTTTGATTCCGGGAATCTAGCTCATGTGGAGAAGGTGGAACCTGTGTCTAATGAGGGGGAAGGAGTACTAAGTGGGGCATCAGCCCCCATCAGCAGCATTGCGTCTTCCCCCGACTACGAGTTCAATGTGTGGACCCGACCAGACTGTGCTGAAACAGAATTTGAGAATGGGAACAG GTCATGGTTCTACTTCAGTGTCCGGGGAGGAATTCCAGGGAAACTCATTAAGATCAACATTATGAACATGAACAAGCAAAGCAAGCTGTATTCCCAAGGCATGGCCCCCTTTGTGCGTACACTGCCCAACAGGCCACGCTGGGAACGCATTCGAGACCGGCCCACCTTTGAA ATGACAGAGACGCAGTTTGTGTTATCCTTTGTTCACCGTTTCGTGGAGGGCCGTGGGGCCACCACCTTCTTCGCCTTCTGCTACCCCTTCTCCTACAATGACTGCCAAGATTTGCTAAACCAGCTAGACCAGCGCTTTCTGGAGAACCATCCTTCCCATAGCAG CCCCCTGGATACCATCTATTACCACCGGGAGATACTATGCTATTCTCTGGATGGACATCGTGTTGATCTCCTAACAATCAGTTCTTGCCATGGGCTTCAAGGAGATCGAGAGCCTCGTCTAGAGCAGCTGTTTCCTGACACTGGCACCCCTCGACCATTCCATTTCACAGGCAAGAGG ATATTCTTCTTAAGTAGTAGGGTACACCCTGGGGAGACTCCATCTAGCTTTGTCTTCAATGGCTTTCTGGACTTCATCCTTCGACCTGATGATCCTCGGGCCCAGACCCTTCGTCGCTTGTTTGTCTTTAAGCTGATTCCCATGTTGAACCCTGATGGTGTGGTCCGGGGCCACTACCG CACAGATTCACGTGGAGTGAATCTGAACCGTCAGTACCTGAAACCTGATGCAGTCCTGCACCCAGCCATCTTTGGGGCTAAAGCTGTGCTTCTCTACCACCACGTGCACTCCCGTCTGAACTCCCAGTGTCCCTCTGAGCACCAGCATAGTTCCCATCTCCCTCCTGACACTCCCCTTTCTGACCTTGAGAAAGCTAACAATCTCCAAAATGAAGCTCACCTTGGCCACTCATCTGATGGGAATGACCCTGAGACATGGACAGAGACTGAGCTAGCAGAACAGAAGCCCAACAGTGTGTGGATTATGCCGCAGCAGTCTACTGAGGTCGAGCAGCCAACCCTGGACACCATCCCTCCCAAAGAGAGTGGTGTAGCTTACTATGTGGACCTGCATGGACATGCTTCCAAAAGGGGCTGCTTCATGTATGGAAACAGCTTTAGTGATGAAAGCACCCAG GTGGAAAATATGCTGTATCCAAAGCTCATCTCCTTGAACTCAGCCCACTTCGACTTCCAGGGCTGCAATTTCTCAGAGAAAAACATGTATGCCCGAGACCGCAGAGATGGCCAGTCTAAGGAGGGAAGCGGCCGGGTTGCAATCTACAAAGCCTCAGGGATAATCCACAG CTACACACTTGAATGCAACTACAACACTGGGCGCTCAGTAAACAGCATCCCTGCTGCCTGCCATGACAACGGCCGTGCCAGCCCGCCTCCCCCACCAGCTTTCCCCTCCAGATATACTGTGGAACTGTTTGAACAG GTGGGACGAGCTATGGCCATTGCAGCTCTGGACATGGCAGAATGCAACCCGTGGCCCCGAATTGTGCTGTCAGAACACAGCAGCCTCACAAACCTCCGAGCCTGGATGCTAAAACATGTGCGCAGCAGCCGAGGCCTGAGCAGCACTGTGAATGCGGGTGTCAGCAAGAAGAGAGGCTCTCGAACTCCACCCAAAAGTAACAA TGGATTGCCTGTTTCCTGCTCTGAAAATGCCTTGAGCCGAGCACGAAGTTTCAGCACTGGCACAAGTGCTGGTGGTAGTAGCAGCAGCCAGCAGAATTCTCCCCAGATGAAGAGCTCCCCCAGCTTCCCTTTCCATGGCAGTCGGCCTGAGGGGCTGCCAGGCCTGAGCTCTAGCACCCAAAAGGTCAGCCACCAGGTGCTGGGCCCTGTCAGAG ACACACGTGGCTGTCATGGGCAATCTCCATGGAGACATCCTGCAGGCAGAAAAGGGCCAAACGGTAGAAAAGGTGACATCAGACTTGGATCTAGGAGTCATCCACATACAG AGCCCCGGAGCCAGGACAGGAGACGGCGGCAGCAGCCACTGACCCATCACCCTGCTTCAAGCCGCCTGGTCCCAGCCCCCACTCCTGCTAGTTCTCACCCAGCCTCCTCATGCAACATGGGCTCCTGCCTACTGCCCAGTGCACTCAGTTTATCAG atgaagaacctgAGGACTTTTCCTGCCTGTTACTTATTCAAGTTCTCTGCCTCTAG